The Aminivibrio pyruvatiphilus genome includes the window ATGTCACACCGAACAATTGACGAGCTGTGCGAAGAGCTGGTAAGGAAGCACGAGGAAGCGCAGGGAGGCGGAGGACCGAAGGCGATAGCGAAGCAGAAGGAGAAGGGTAAGGGTACGGCCCGGGAGAGGATAGCGAAGCTCCTGGACGCCGGAACCTTTGTGGAGCTGGACGAATACGTCCGTCACCGGTGCACGAACTTCGGCCTCGAGAAGACGAAGTACTACACCGACGGAGTGGTCACCGGCTGGGGACTTGTGGACGGTCGGAAAGTGTACGTCTACAGCCAGGACTTCACCGTGCTGGGCGGGTCACTCGGAGAAATGCATGCGGCGAAGATCTGCAAGGTCATGGACCTTGCGCTGTCCACCGGTTGTCCCGTCATCGGCATCAACGACAGCGGGGGAGCGCGGATCCAGGAAGCGGTGGACTCCCTCAACGGATACGGTGCCATCTTCTACCGGAACACCATCAGCAGCGGAGTCATCCCGCAGATCAGCATCATAGCGGGCCCCACCGCCGGAGGGGCGGTCTACAGCCCTGCGCTCACCGACTACATCTTCATGGTGGAGGGCACGGGCATCATGCACATCACCGGTCCCGCCGTCATCAAGGCGGTCACCGGCGAAGAAGTCACCAGTGAAGAACTCGGCGGCTCCATGGCGCACAACGCCAAAAGCGGCAACGCCCACTTCACCGCCAAAACGGAGGACGAATGCTTTGGCCAGGTCAGGAAGCTGCTGAGCTACCTTCCTCTCAACAACCTTGAAAGCGCGCCGGAAGTTCCGGTGGCGGACGACCCGTACCGCCGCGCCATGGAGCTCCGGACCATCGTCCCCACCAACCCCAACAAAGGGTACGACATGCGGGACGTCATCCGGAAAGTCGTGGACGGAGAAGACTTCTTTGAAGTCCAGCCCCTGTGGGCCAAAAACATCCTCACCGGATACGGCCGGGTGGGCGGCAAAGTCATCGGCATCATAGCCAACCAGGCCAACAACATGGCCGGTTGCCTCGACATCAACGCCTCCGACAA containing:
- a CDS encoding acyl-CoA carboxylase subunit beta; this translates as MSHRTIDELCEELVRKHEEAQGGGGPKAIAKQKEKGKGTARERIAKLLDAGTFVELDEYVRHRCTNFGLEKTKYYTDGVVTGWGLVDGRKVYVYSQDFTVLGGSLGEMHAAKICKVMDLALSTGCPVIGINDSGGARIQEAVDSLNGYGAIFYRNTISSGVIPQISIIAGPTAGGAVYSPALTDYIFMVEGTGIMHITGPAVIKAVTGEEVTSEELGGSMAHNAKSGNAHFTAKTEDECFGQVRKLLSYLPLNNLESAPEVPVADDPYRRAMELRTIVPTNPNKGYDMRDVIRKVVDGEDFFEVQPLWAKNILTGYGRVGGKVIGIIANQANNMAGCLDINASDKASRFIRHCDAFNIPIVTFVDVPGYLPGTEQEFGGIIRHGAKMLYAYSEATVPLITVVVRKAYGGAYLGMCSKALGADMVLAWPQAEIAVMGAEGAANIVFRKDIEGAEDSTAMRSKKIEDYREAFANPYVAAERGLVDRVILPEATREEIWQALAGNETKRSLRPRRKHGVMPH